The Novosphingobium kaempferiae genome includes a window with the following:
- a CDS encoding GNAT family N-acetyltransferase encodes MIHPIAPADYRADASLRAAMLALNNAHAVELSFADEARMAMLVDEAFLAARVGMVDALLLAFAPGAAYDSANYRWFVENYASFVYVDRVVVAADARGRGLAKQLYAHLFDAARDAGHQRIVCEVNSDPPNPASDAFHAALGFAPVGEALLGNGKTVTYLALEL; translated from the coding sequence ATGATCCACCCCATCGCCCCCGCCGACTACCGCGCCGACGCATCCTTGCGCGCAGCCATGCTGGCGCTGAACAACGCCCATGCCGTCGAACTCTCCTTTGCGGACGAGGCGCGCATGGCGATGCTGGTGGACGAGGCTTTCCTCGCCGCACGAGTCGGCATGGTGGACGCCCTGCTGCTCGCATTCGCGCCGGGCGCCGCCTACGACAGCGCCAACTACCGCTGGTTCGTGGAGAACTACGCCAGCTTCGTCTACGTCGACCGCGTGGTCGTGGCCGCCGATGCCCGAGGGCGCGGCCTCGCAAAGCAACTCTACGCGCACCTCTTCGATGCCGCACGTGACGCCGGGCACCAGCGCATCGTCTGCGAGGTCAATTCCGACCCGCCCAACCCGGCATCCGACGCTTTCCACGCCGCGCTGGGCTTCGCTCCTGTGGGCGAGGCGCTGCTGGGGAACGGCAAGACGGTGACGTACCTGGCGCTGGAACTGTAA
- a CDS encoding flagellin produces MTTAALAATTLTNVDAALTDVNATRASLGAGQNRLESAINTLTNTVTNLSDARSRIEDADYSSETTQMAKAQILSQASTAMLAQANQSQQNVLSLLR; encoded by the coding sequence GTGACGACCGCCGCGCTTGCCGCGACGACGCTGACCAATGTCGATGCCGCGCTGACCGACGTGAACGCCACCCGCGCCTCGCTGGGCGCCGGCCAGAACCGCCTCGAATCGGCGATCAACACCCTGACCAACACGGTCACCAACCTGTCGGACGCCCGCAGCCGCATCGAGGACGCGGACTACTCGTCCGAGACCACGCAGATGGCCAAGGCGCAGATCCTCTCGCAGGCCTCCACCGCCATGCTCGCTCAGGCCAACCAGAGCCAGCAGAACGTCCTCTCGCTGCTGCGCTAA
- the rpsR gene encoding 30S ribosomal protein S18: MARAFFRRRKSCPFSGKNAPKIDYKDVRLLQGFMSERGKIVPSRITAVSAKKQRELGQAIKRARHIGLLPFIVK; this comes from the coding sequence ATGGCACGTGCATTCTTCCGCCGCCGCAAGTCCTGCCCGTTCTCGGGCAAGAACGCGCCGAAGATCGACTACAAGGACGTTCGTCTGCTCCAGGGCTTCATGTCCGAGCGTGGCAAGATCGTTCCGAGCCGCATCACCGCGGTTTCCGCCAAGAAGCAGCGTGAGCTGGGCCAGGCTATCAAGCGTGCCCGCCACATCGGCCTGCTTCCCTTCATCGTGAAGTAA
- a CDS encoding NAD(P)/FAD-dependent oxidoreductase → MNKQTILIAGTGFAGVWAALSAARAVSLAGREDDIEIVVVSPSPTLVIRPRLYEAVLENMNPDISALLAAVGARFVPGIVSDIGADDRAATITRNDGTVETICWDRFVLATGSRLATPPVPGIEEYAFNVDQLHAAQRLDAHLRLLAARTDEARGTVVVVGGGFTGLEGAAEMPERLREVLGADAAIRVVIVDPAEQIAAEMGADAAEIVRDALDEMGIEQRPGVRVTAVDAAGVTLSDGSRIEAATVVWSAGMRAHPLAAQVPGEHDATGRVLGDAFLRAPEAPGVFVTGDTVKAATDDIGNFTVMSCQHALSLGRVAGHNAAAELVDLPLHPYSQPKYVTCLDLGAWGALYTEGWDRQVHLTREEGKKLKQEINGVWIYPPAPDREAVFAVSNPDFVIVP, encoded by the coding sequence ATGAACAAGCAGACCATCCTCATCGCCGGCACCGGATTCGCCGGAGTCTGGGCCGCCCTTTCGGCCGCCCGCGCCGTATCGCTCGCGGGCCGGGAGGACGACATTGAGATCGTCGTCGTCTCGCCCAGCCCGACGCTGGTGATCCGCCCGCGCCTCTATGAAGCCGTGCTGGAGAACATGAACCCCGACATCTCGGCGTTGCTTGCGGCGGTCGGTGCGCGCTTCGTGCCGGGCATCGTCTCGGACATCGGCGCGGATGATAGGGCGGCCACGATCACCCGCAACGACGGTACGGTCGAGACCATTTGCTGGGACCGCTTCGTCCTCGCCACAGGCAGCCGCCTCGCCACTCCGCCCGTGCCGGGGATCGAGGAATATGCCTTCAACGTCGATCAGCTCCATGCGGCGCAGCGCCTCGATGCCCATCTCAGGCTGCTGGCGGCCCGAACCGATGAGGCGCGCGGCACGGTCGTGGTGGTCGGCGGCGGCTTCACCGGCCTTGAAGGCGCGGCGGAAATGCCCGAGCGCCTGCGCGAAGTGCTCGGCGCCGATGCAGCGATCCGCGTCGTCATCGTCGATCCCGCCGAACAGATCGCTGCCGAGATGGGCGCAGACGCTGCCGAGATCGTGCGCGATGCGCTCGACGAGATGGGCATCGAGCAGCGCCCCGGCGTCCGCGTCACGGCGGTCGACGCCGCAGGCGTCACCCTCTCCGACGGCTCGCGGATCGAGGCGGCGACGGTTGTCTGGTCCGCAGGCATGCGCGCCCATCCCCTCGCCGCGCAGGTTCCCGGCGAGCATGACGCAACCGGTCGCGTGCTGGGCGATGCCTTCCTGCGCGCTCCCGAGGCGCCCGGCGTCTTCGTCACCGGCGATACCGTGAAGGCCGCCACCGACGACATCGGCAACTTCACCGTCATGTCCTGCCAGCATGCGCTGAGCCTCGGTCGTGTCGCGGGTCACAATGCCGCCGCCGAACTGGTCGACCTGCCGCTGCACCCCTACAGCCAGCCCAAGTACGTAACCTGCCTCGACCTCGGCGCCTGGGGTGCGCTCTATACGGAGGGCTGGGACCGGCAGGTCCACCTTACCCGCGAAGAGGGCAAGAAGCTCAAGCAGGAGATCAACGGTGTGTGGATCTATCCGCCTGCGCCGGATCGTGAGGCTGTGTTTGCGGTGTCGAACCCGGACTTCGTGATCGTGCCGTGA
- a CDS encoding M1 family metallopeptidase, producing the protein MKKPYRRAALALLAGVALPLSASAQDAGQGTGASSTTKGATADTVTTQLPRSVRPSHYDITVTPDAQAMTFAGKAAITVDVVEATSTITLHAADLAIAKAALATKAGKKAGTPTVAIDAETQTATFTFAKPIAPGSYVLSIDYAGKINTQAFGLFALDYKAADGSQKRALFTQFENSDARRFMPSWDEPFCKATFSLKTVVPTSEVAVGNLPVESRKDLGNGKTLVTFGTSPKMSTYLLFFGLGDFERKTKMAGQTEVGVLTKKGDLAQADYALNASADLLPWMNEYFGEKYPLPKLDHIAAPGRSQFFSAMENWGGIFYFENAMLLDPKIASNALRERIFTVVAHEMAHQWFGDLVTMSWWDDLWLNEGFASWMESLATAKFHPEWHPELSALGSREAAMAQDAYATTHPVIHHIATVEEASQAFDSITYSKGESVIRMLEAYAGSDQWRAGVQAYMARYNHSNTVTDDLWREIDKTSGKPISEIAHDFTLQPGIPLVKVTASCAAGSTTLALEQGEFTRDRADKQPLNWRVPVRAAGQGGQAETLLQGKGALKVAGCGPVVVNAGQSGYYRVLYDAKTFAGLAKGIATVQPVDQLGILNDAVALGYAGNQPMADMLDLVKNLPADASPQVMERAASVIGGLADFAKTDPKRKAALSRFASARLLPVLNALGWTPKADEQATAGDLRASLIETLGGLGEPTVVAEARRRFADPASINPSVKVAVLTVVAKNADAQTWDALHKMAQEETSAQVRTTLYSLLGRAEDTTLTQKALALSLTDEPGVTTSPVIISSVGAAHPEQAFDFVLANYDAVMKRVDVSGATRYVGRLSAGSGDPAMVGKLDAYAKAHLAAGSRRPVDEAIAKIQDRVKVGQTRLPEVDAWLAKSGY; encoded by the coding sequence ATGAAGAAACCGTATCGTCGCGCCGCGCTGGCGCTTCTCGCCGGCGTTGCTCTTCCGCTGTCCGCTTCGGCGCAAGACGCGGGGCAGGGCACTGGCGCCTCCTCGACCACCAAGGGCGCGACCGCCGATACGGTGACCACGCAGCTTCCCCGTTCGGTCCGTCCGAGCCACTACGACATCACCGTAACCCCCGATGCGCAAGCGATGACCTTCGCGGGCAAGGCGGCAATCACCGTCGATGTGGTCGAGGCGACCAGCACGATCACGCTCCACGCCGCCGACCTCGCGATCGCCAAGGCCGCTCTCGCCACCAAGGCGGGCAAGAAGGCGGGCACGCCCACCGTCGCCATCGATGCGGAGACGCAGACCGCGACCTTCACTTTCGCCAAGCCGATCGCTCCGGGCAGCTACGTGCTGTCGATCGACTACGCGGGCAAGATCAACACGCAGGCGTTCGGCCTCTTCGCGCTCGACTACAAGGCGGCCGACGGCTCGCAGAAGCGCGCGCTGTTCACCCAGTTCGAGAACTCGGACGCGCGCCGCTTCATGCCTTCGTGGGACGAGCCGTTCTGCAAGGCCACCTTCAGCCTGAAGACCGTGGTGCCGACCAGCGAAGTCGCCGTCGGCAACCTGCCGGTCGAGAGCCGCAAGGATCTGGGCAACGGCAAGACCCTCGTCACCTTCGGCACCAGCCCCAAGATGTCGACCTACCTGCTGTTCTTCGGCCTCGGCGATTTCGAGCGCAAGACGAAGATGGCGGGCCAGACCGAAGTCGGCGTGCTGACCAAGAAGGGCGATCTGGCGCAGGCGGACTACGCGCTGAACGCCTCGGCCGATCTGCTGCCGTGGATGAACGAATACTTCGGCGAGAAGTACCCGCTCCCCAAGCTGGACCACATCGCGGCGCCGGGCCGCAGCCAGTTCTTCTCCGCGATGGAGAACTGGGGCGGCATCTTCTACTTCGAGAACGCCATGCTGCTCGACCCGAAGATCGCGTCGAACGCCCTTCGCGAGCGTATCTTCACCGTCGTCGCGCACGAGATGGCGCATCAGTGGTTCGGCGATCTCGTCACGATGTCGTGGTGGGACGATCTGTGGCTGAACGAGGGCTTCGCCTCGTGGATGGAGAGCCTCGCCACCGCGAAGTTCCACCCCGAGTGGCACCCGGAGCTCTCCGCACTCGGCTCGCGCGAGGCGGCGATGGCGCAGGATGCCTATGCCACCACGCACCCGGTCATCCACCACATCGCGACGGTGGAGGAGGCCAGCCAGGCCTTCGATTCGATCACGTATTCCAAGGGCGAGTCGGTCATCCGCATGCTGGAGGCCTACGCCGGTTCGGACCAGTGGCGCGCAGGCGTGCAGGCCTACATGGCGCGCTACAACCATTCGAACACCGTCACCGACGACCTGTGGCGCGAGATCGACAAGACCTCGGGCAAGCCGATCAGCGAGATCGCGCACGACTTCACGCTCCAGCCGGGCATCCCGCTGGTGAAGGTGACGGCAAGCTGCGCGGCGGGTTCCACAACGCTGGCGCTGGAGCAGGGCGAGTTCACCCGCGACCGTGCCGACAAGCAGCCGCTGAACTGGCGCGTGCCGGTTCGTGCAGCGGGCCAGGGCGGTCAGGCCGAGACGCTGCTGCAGGGCAAGGGCGCGCTCAAGGTCGCGGGTTGCGGCCCGGTCGTCGTCAACGCGGGCCAGTCGGGCTACTACCGCGTGCTCTATGATGCGAAGACCTTCGCCGGTCTCGCCAAGGGCATCGCCACGGTGCAGCCGGTCGACCAGCTCGGCATCCTGAACGACGCGGTCGCGCTCGGCTATGCGGGCAACCAGCCGATGGCCGACATGCTCGACCTCGTTAAGAACCTGCCCGCCGATGCCTCGCCGCAGGTGATGGAGCGTGCGGCCAGCGTCATCGGTGGCCTCGCCGATTTCGCCAAGACCGATCCCAAGCGCAAGGCGGCGCTTTCGCGCTTCGCCTCGGCGCGCCTGCTGCCGGTGCTGAACGCCCTCGGCTGGACCCCGAAGGCCGACGAGCAGGCGACTGCGGGCGATCTGCGCGCGTCGCTGATCGAGACGCTGGGTGGCCTCGGCGAGCCCACGGTGGTGGCCGAGGCGCGTCGCCGCTTCGCCGATCCCGCCTCGATAAATCCGTCGGTCAAGGTTGCCGTGCTGACCGTCGTTGCCAAGAACGCCGACGCGCAGACCTGGGACGCGCTGCACAAGATGGCGCAGGAAGAGACTTCGGCGCAGGTGCGCACGACGCTCTATTCGCTGCTCGGCCGTGCCGAGGACACGACGCTGACGCAGAAGGCGCTGGCGCTTTCGCTCACCGACGAGCCGGGCGTGACCACCAGCCCGGTCATCATCAGCTCGGTCGGTGCGGCGCACCCGGAGCAGGCGTTCGACTTCGTGCTGGCGAACTACGACGCGGTGATGAAGCGCGTCGACGTCTCGGGCGCGACCCGCTACGTCGGCCGCCTCTCGGCCGGCAGCGGCGATCCGGCGATGGTCGGCAAGCTCGACGCTTATGCCAAGGCCCACCTCGCCGCCGGTTCGCGTCGCCCGGTGGACGAGGCGATCGCCAAGATCCAGGACCGCGTGAAGGTCGGTCAGACGCGACTTCCCGAAGTCGACGCCTGGCTGGCGAAGTCTGGCTACTGA
- the rplI gene encoding 50S ribosomal protein L9, producing MQIILLERIEKLGAIGDVVSVKDGYARNYLLPNKKALRANEANKKVFEANRAKIESDNAERRSAAEANSGNVEGKQIVLIRASSNSGQLYGSVSVRDIVDGLNEQGAGVSKQMIVLERPIKTLGIFDVKVNLHPEVSVNVKVNVARSPDEAELQSQGVDVMAAMFEQDVSGFTEAYDPNAEPGEIAVEETEEEGEAQA from the coding sequence ATGCAGATCATCCTCCTGGAGCGCATCGAGAAGCTCGGCGCCATCGGCGACGTCGTCTCGGTCAAGGACGGTTACGCCCGTAACTACCTGCTTCCGAACAAGAAGGCCCTTCGCGCCAACGAGGCGAACAAGAAGGTCTTCGAAGCCAACCGCGCCAAGATCGAGTCGGACAACGCAGAGCGTCGTTCGGCCGCCGAAGCCAACTCGGGCAACGTCGAAGGCAAGCAGATCGTCCTGATCCGCGCCTCGTCGAACTCGGGCCAGCTTTACGGTTCGGTCTCGGTCCGCGACATCGTCGACGGCCTGAACGAACAGGGCGCCGGCGTGTCGAAGCAGATGATCGTGCTCGAGCGCCCGATCAAGACGCTCGGCATCTTCGACGTCAAGGTCAACCTGCACCCCGAAGTTTCGGTCAACGTCAAGGTGAACGTCGCCCGTTCGCCCGACGAAGCCGAACTGCAGTCGCAGGGCGTGGACGTGATGGCCGCGATGTTCGAACAGGACGTCTCGGGCTTCACCGAAGCCTACGACCCGAACGCCGAACCCGGCGAAATCGCGGTCGAGGAAACCGAGGAAGAGGGCGAGGCCCAGGCCTAA
- the rpsF gene encoding 30S ribosomal protein S6, whose protein sequence is MALYEHVFLARQDLSQAQVDALAAAATEIVESNQGKVVKTETWGLKNLAYKIKRNRKAHFVMLNIEASGDVVAELERQTQINEDVIRYVTIRVDEHEEGPSVMMRKTDRERTRRREREGN, encoded by the coding sequence GTGGCTCTATATGAGCACGTGTTCCTGGCACGCCAGGACCTCAGCCAGGCGCAGGTCGATGCGCTTGCTGCCGCCGCCACCGAGATCGTCGAGTCGAACCAGGGCAAGGTCGTCAAGACCGAGACCTGGGGCCTCAAGAATCTCGCCTACAAGATCAAGCGCAACCGCAAGGCGCACTTCGTGATGCTCAACATCGAAGCTTCGGGCGACGTCGTCGCCGAGCTCGAGCGTCAGACGCAGATCAACGAAGACGTCATCCGCTACGTCACCATCCGCGTCGACGAGCACGAGGAAGGCCCCTCGGTGATGATGCGCAAGACCGACCGCGAGCGTACTCGCCGTCGCGAACGTGAAGGGAACTGA
- a CDS encoding RrF2 family transcriptional regulator translates to MAHITTSVEYGIHGLLWLVDDETRALSSREIAELQGISPSFLAKIFPKLEKAGIVAANEGVRGGYRLGRPAQEITFLQIVDAIEGDKPLFDCQEVRGRCALFGGTAPGWATAGTCAVHAVMLQAEKAMRDALAAQTLGDVATRFGRKAPESFFSDFRDWAGDRQNTRTARSGRPKRDGPS, encoded by the coding sequence ATGGCACACATCACCACCAGCGTCGAATACGGGATCCACGGCCTCCTCTGGCTCGTCGACGACGAGACGCGGGCGCTGAGCAGCCGTGAGATCGCCGAGCTTCAGGGCATCTCGCCCAGCTTCCTGGCGAAGATCTTCCCCAAGCTGGAGAAGGCCGGGATCGTCGCCGCCAACGAAGGCGTGCGCGGCGGCTATCGCCTCGGCCGCCCGGCGCAGGAGATCACGTTCCTCCAGATCGTCGATGCCATCGAAGGCGACAAGCCGCTGTTCGATTGCCAGGAAGTGCGCGGCCGCTGCGCCCTGTTCGGCGGCACCGCGCCGGGCTGGGCGACTGCCGGAACCTGCGCGGTCCATGCCGTCATGCTTCAGGCCGAGAAGGCCATGCGCGATGCGCTTGCCGCGCAGACGCTCGGCGATGTCGCCACTCGCTTCGGTCGCAAGGCGCCGGAGAGCTTCTTCAGCGATTTCCGCGACTGGGCGGGGGACCGCCAGAACACCCGCACCGCCCGCTCAGGCCGCCCGAAGCGCGACGGACCTTCCTGA
- a CDS encoding AMP nucleosidase — MQKMTETLAELVRVYETAVSTLKADIAAFVEHGTLPPADRRANRLWTYPELRITYRGTERAARASRAFGRLEMAGTYATTVTRPHLFADYLAEQLALIEAEYEVEFEVAASTQEIPFPYVLEGVSVGSVTPQELAAHFPSTELAMIGDEIADGTFLSGEDEPHPLALFDGLRTDFSLARLAHYTGTSPDHCQRFVLFTNYHRYVDEFVDWAGQQVGSDGYIALSGAGGLYIDAPIDAARARLSDTAWRRHQMPAYHLIREDRSGITLVNIGVGPSNAKTITDHLAVLRPEAWLMIGHCGGLRESQRIGDYVLAHAYLRDDHVLDPVLPPEIPLPAIAEVQLALAQAAEVVSGEGGANLKKRMRTGTIVTTDDRNWELRYTESAKRFSLSRAIGIDMESATISAQGYRFRVPYGTLLCVSDKPLHGELKLPGQANRFYEEAIASHLKIGLITCDLLREQGDRLHSRKLRAFNEPPFR; from the coding sequence ATGCAAAAGATGACAGAAACCCTCGCGGAATTGGTCCGCGTCTACGAAACCGCCGTCTCCACCCTCAAGGCCGATATCGCCGCCTTCGTCGAGCATGGCACCCTCCCCCCCGCCGATCGCCGCGCGAACCGCCTCTGGACTTATCCGGAGCTGCGCATCACCTACCGCGGCACCGAGCGCGCCGCGCGGGCATCGCGCGCGTTCGGGCGGCTCGAAATGGCCGGCACTTACGCCACCACCGTCACCCGCCCCCACCTCTTCGCCGACTACCTCGCCGAACAACTCGCGCTGATCGAGGCCGAGTATGAGGTGGAGTTCGAAGTCGCCGCCTCCACGCAGGAGATCCCCTTCCCCTACGTCCTCGAAGGCGTCTCGGTCGGCAGCGTCACGCCGCAGGAATTGGCCGCGCACTTCCCCAGCACCGAACTGGCGATGATCGGCGACGAGATCGCCGACGGCACCTTCCTGTCGGGCGAGGACGAACCGCACCCGCTCGCGCTGTTCGACGGGCTGCGCACCGACTTCAGCCTCGCGCGACTGGCGCACTACACCGGCACCAGCCCTGACCACTGCCAGCGCTTCGTGCTGTTCACCAACTATCACCGCTACGTCGACGAGTTCGTGGACTGGGCGGGGCAGCAGGTCGGTTCGGACGGCTACATCGCGCTTTCGGGCGCCGGTGGGCTCTACATCGACGCGCCGATCGACGCGGCGCGCGCGCGCCTGTCCGACACCGCATGGCGCCGCCACCAGATGCCCGCCTACCACCTCATCCGCGAGGACCGCTCGGGTATCACTCTTGTCAACATCGGCGTCGGCCCGTCCAACGCCAAGACCATCACCGACCACCTCGCCGTGCTGCGTCCCGAGGCATGGCTGATGATCGGCCACTGCGGCGGCCTGCGCGAAAGCCAGCGCATCGGCGACTACGTGCTCGCCCATGCATACTTGCGCGACGACCATGTGCTCGACCCGGTGCTGCCGCCCGAGATCCCGCTGCCCGCCATCGCCGAAGTGCAGCTCGCGCTGGCGCAGGCGGCCGAAGTCGTCAGCGGAGAAGGCGGCGCGAACCTCAAGAAGCGGATGCGCACCGGCACCATCGTCACCACCGACGACCGCAATTGGGAACTGCGCTACACCGAATCGGCCAAGCGCTTCTCCCTCAGCCGCGCGATCGGCATCGACATGGAAAGCGCCACGATCAGCGCGCAGGGATACCGCTTCCGCGTGCCTTACGGGACGCTGCTCTGCGTATCGGACAAGCCGCTGCACGGCGAACTCAAGCTGCCCGGCCAGGCCAACCGCTTCTACGAGGAAGCGATCGCCAGCCACCTCAAGATAGGCCTCATCACCTGCGACCTGCTGCGCGAACAGGGAGACCGCCTGCATTCCCGCAAGCTGCGCGCGTTCAACGAACCGCCGTTCAGGTGA
- a CDS encoding glutathione S-transferase, which translates to MTDTEATLTISSKTYSAWSLRGWLLCRLAGLEVAEKTVANDAANRAELLLLSPSVLVPRLSYRGASVWDTLAIAEFLNEQFPDAQMLPADPIARAHCRSISGEIHSGFTNLRSALPMNLKVKHERFPVFSGARPDIERIEAIWLECLDRYGGPFLFGDTPTVADAMYAPVTTRFVSYAVALPPACAAYCDTIADWAPMREWIAAAKAEPEEMEELDVEF; encoded by the coding sequence ATGACCGATACCGAAGCCACGCTGACGATATCCAGCAAGACCTATTCGGCCTGGTCGCTGCGCGGCTGGCTGCTGTGCCGCCTCGCCGGGCTTGAGGTTGCGGAGAAGACCGTCGCCAACGACGCCGCCAACCGCGCCGAACTCCTGCTGCTGTCGCCTTCCGTACTTGTGCCCCGCCTCAGCTATCGCGGCGCGAGTGTCTGGGACACGCTCGCCATCGCGGAGTTCCTGAACGAGCAGTTCCCTGATGCCCAGATGCTTCCGGCGGACCCGATCGCGCGGGCGCACTGCCGGTCGATCTCGGGCGAGATCCACTCGGGCTTCACCAACTTGCGCTCGGCCCTGCCGATGAACCTCAAGGTGAAGCACGAGAGGTTCCCCGTCTTCTCCGGCGCGCGCCCGGATATCGAGCGGATCGAGGCGATCTGGCTGGAATGCCTCGACCGCTACGGCGGGCCGTTCCTGTTCGGCGATACGCCCACCGTGGCCGATGCGATGTACGCGCCGGTGACGACACGCTTCGTCAGTTACGCCGTCGCCCTGCCGCCCGCCTGTGCCGCCTATTGCGATACCATCGCCGACTGGGCGCCGATGCGCGAATGGATCGCCGCGGCAAAGGCGGAGCCGGAGGAGATGGAAGAACTCGACGTCGAGTTCTGA
- a CDS encoding sulfotransferase, producing MYQPPSSKSGTTGINRLIASAFGVRLVSDVPERLTRSPIPYRPNARRRARIDAIRDSGVLFIHVPKNAGTSVCHQLYGTQIKHETVRYYASVAPDVLDLPSFAILRDPVCRFRSAFAYARSGGTRDRAVARPFNARYRAFSRIDDAIDHLASARSPFDVDHIFRPQSWYLNDAQGACRVDRLVPYHEIDRLGQITGLDGLTDLPRLNRSSAPAPLVLSPRQEAFVKDFYAEDFALWEEITSPASRPCSGRRATS from the coding sequence ATGTACCAGCCGCCCTCCAGCAAGTCCGGCACGACCGGCATCAACCGCCTGATCGCTTCCGCCTTCGGCGTCCGCCTCGTCAGCGACGTGCCCGAGCGGCTGACCCGCTCGCCGATCCCCTACCGCCCCAATGCCCGGCGGCGCGCGCGGATCGACGCGATCCGTGACAGCGGCGTGCTGTTCATCCATGTCCCCAAGAACGCGGGCACATCGGTGTGCCACCAGCTCTACGGCACGCAGATCAAGCATGAGACGGTGCGCTATTACGCCAGCGTAGCGCCCGACGTGCTGGACCTGCCGAGCTTCGCGATCCTGCGCGATCCGGTCTGCCGGTTCCGTTCGGCCTTCGCCTATGCCCGCAGCGGCGGCACGCGCGACCGCGCCGTGGCGCGCCCGTTCAACGCGCGCTACCGGGCCTTCAGCCGGATCGACGACGCCATCGACCACCTCGCCTCGGCGCGCAGCCCGTTCGACGTCGACCACATCTTCCGGCCGCAGTCCTGGTATCTCAACGATGCGCAGGGCGCCTGCCGCGTGGACAGGCTGGTGCCGTACCATGAGATCGACCGGCTGGGGCAGATCACCGGCCTAGATGGCCTGACCGACCTGCCCCGCCTCAATCGCAGCAGCGCGCCCGCGCCGCTGGTGCTCAGCCCCCGGCAGGAAGCCTTCGTGAAGGACTTCTACGCCGAGGACTTCGCGTTGTGGGAGGAGATCACCAGCCCTGCGTCTCGCCCTTGTTCTGGGCGTCGAGCCACTTCTTGA
- a CDS encoding polyhydroxyalkanoate depolymerase, translated as MLYQAYQAYCDAMTPARMAARAATGFRDKFLGGAEKMPMARRFFALAETFDKATITHSRPPYGIDEVLSGNAMTPVVEQVALDLPFGDLLHFAKPEVSAPQPKVLVVAPLSGHFATLLRNTVETLLRDHDVYITDWKNARDVPLSAGRFGLEDYIDYVIRFLQELGDPEDGAVGRRGAHVLAVCQPCVPVLAAVAVMAQNDDPCQPRTMSLLGGPVDVRESPTVVNELANAQSYDWFESNLIHTVPWRYKGAGRKVYPGFIQLTAFMSMNMGRHNAQYRKLYQHLADLEMAEAAKIEDFYDEYLAVLDMTAEFYLETIDKVFQQAQLARGELTHRGRKVDCAAIRKTALLTVEGERDDICAVGQTAAAHLLCTSLRPHLKRHHLQPGVGHYGVFSGSKWEREVYPQVRNMILAMA; from the coding sequence ATGCTCTACCAGGCCTATCAGGCGTATTGCGACGCGATGACGCCGGCCCGCATGGCCGCGCGCGCCGCCACCGGCTTTCGCGACAAGTTCCTGGGCGGCGCGGAAAAGATGCCGATGGCGCGCCGCTTCTTCGCGCTGGCCGAGACGTTCGACAAGGCGACGATCACGCACAGTCGCCCGCCCTACGGCATCGACGAGGTGCTGTCCGGCAATGCGATGACCCCGGTGGTCGAACAGGTCGCACTCGACCTGCCGTTCGGCGACCTGCTGCATTTCGCCAAGCCGGAAGTCAGTGCGCCGCAGCCCAAGGTGCTGGTCGTCGCACCGCTATCGGGCCACTTTGCCACGTTGCTGCGCAATACGGTGGAGACGCTGCTGCGCGACCACGACGTCTACATCACCGACTGGAAGAACGCCCGCGACGTGCCGCTTTCGGCGGGCCGGTTCGGGCTGGAGGACTACATCGACTACGTGATCCGGTTCCTTCAGGAACTGGGCGATCCGGAAGACGGTGCAGTGGGGCGGCGCGGGGCGCACGTCCTTGCGGTGTGCCAGCCCTGCGTGCCGGTGCTGGCGGCGGTGGCGGTGATGGCGCAGAACGACGATCCCTGCCAGCCGCGCACGATGTCGCTGCTCGGCGGCCCGGTGGACGTGCGCGAATCGCCGACGGTGGTGAACGAACTGGCCAACGCGCAGAGCTACGACTGGTTCGAGAGCAACCTGATCCACACCGTGCCGTGGCGCTACAAGGGCGCAGGGCGGAAGGTCTATCCGGGCTTCATCCAGCTCACCGCGTTCATGTCGATGAACATGGGGCGGCATAACGCGCAGTACCGCAAGCTCTACCAGCACCTCGCCGATCTGGAGATGGCCGAGGCGGCGAAGATCGAGGACTTCTACGACGAGTACCTCGCCGTGCTCGACATGACCGCCGAGTTCTATCTGGAGACGATCGACAAGGTGTTCCAGCAGGCGCAACTGGCGCGCGGCGAACTCACGCATCGCGGGCGAAAGGTGGACTGCGCGGCGATCCGCAAGACCGCGCTGCTCACCGTCGAGGGCGAGCGGGACGACATCTGCGCGGTCGGCCAGACGGCGGCGGCGCACTTGCTCTGCACCAGCCTGCGCCCGCACCTGAAGCGCCACCACCTCCAGCCGGGAGTGGGCCACTACGGCGTGTTCTCGGGCTCGAAGTGGGAGCGCGAGGTCTATCCGCAAGTGCGGAACATGATCCTCGCGATGGCCTGA